A single window of Salvelinus namaycush isolate Seneca chromosome 11, SaNama_1.0, whole genome shotgun sequence DNA harbors:
- the LOC120055743 gene encoding tyrosine-protein kinase JAK1-like isoform X1 — MPRNKAMDMGRQLLAKMRRTRKGKFTPIPVLAQGLEVHFYLRDSHQLEFLWGCYTAEELCTEAAKKCGISPLCFNLFALYDEGMDIWYPPNHTFKIEESTCLKLHYRMRFYFTNWHGANDNVPRVCRHALKTKNGNGPKTESGGAALLEAASLKYLFAQGQHDFLKGWAAVRNPQNEEEAHFIENECLGVAVLSITHNALEKNIGNPYLAGQISYKKYIPESVNQIIKQRNFLTRLRISRVFQHFFNEFNNKTVKSNKVNTHDIKVKYLATLETLTCEFGCEMYKPEVLRVTDSEGEMEGTPTSCNQGQPTQYQVLVSGNTGIKWRRMQQNNAWTAKEKKKSKKYKTDINWKNKPAQDVSNDWKTFSDFYEITHINIKGSTVTVHKQDNKKMELSLGYHAEALSFATLIDGYFRLTVDAHHFLCTDVAPPSVVQNLQEGCHGPISMDYTAHKLRQEGREEGMYVLRWSCIDYDHIILTVKCNEVNQTDSHPYRSFKIEVGPEGYGLSGTALRQPSLGELMEQLMGQRLSSDGVFFQLRKACPPQPREMSNLLLVTKRDAEPTDPVQSHVIFHKILNEDIVQEEHLGCGTRTNIYAGKFKIKSEEEKDVWGSQTYHEVKVVLKVLGSQHRDMSMTFFETVSMMRQVSHQHITLLHGVCVRNHDNIIVEEHVTLGPLDVFMRGHRLELSTSWKYQVAKQLTGALSYLEDKKLVHGYVCAKNVLVERDGLEGETGPFIKLSSPGVSISALNIQECVERIPWIAPECVRNSQALSVAVDKWGFGTTLWEICYEGVAPLKDKKLIEKEMFYSAQCSLVTPDCPQLAELITKCMNYDPKRRPFFRAIVRDLTGVSEQNPVLPPGRVPIQEVDPTVFDIRFLRKIDDLGEGQFGKVELCQYDPRGDGRGELVAVKSLKSNGKGQLACHLRREIDTMRELYHHNIVKYKGVCSEEGGRTTKLIMEYLPAGSLKDYLPKRKHQTDLKRLLNYALQICQGMDYLGSQRFIHRDLAARNVLVENESTVKIGDFGLTKSMKEDKSYYTVKEETFSPVFWYAPECLMDCKFYPASDVWSFGVTLYELMTYCEPSSSPNTVYKEMLPNKTNGQMTLTRLVEVLIAGSRLPCPPRCPDTVSFRWFSTNQNLRDTVVIFTSRSFAFIAYNHDQSALRGAVSMAI, encoded by the exons ATGCCTCGAAACAAGGCAATGGACATGGGCAGGCAACTGTTGGCAAAGATGCGGAGGACGAGGAAGGGCAAGTTCACGCCAATCCCTGTATTAGCACAGGGCCTCGAGGTCCACTTCTACCTGCGAGACTCTCACCAGCTTGAGTTTCTCTGGGGTTGTTACACTGCTGAGGAGCTGTGCACAGAGGCAGCCAAGAAGTGTG GCATTTCACCTCTTTGCTTCAATCTGTTTGCCTTGTATGACGAGGGCATGGACATCTGGTACCCTCCCAATCACACCTTCAAAATCGAGGAGAGCACCTGCTTAAAGCTCCACTATCGCATGAG GTTCTACTTCACCAACTGGCATGGTGCAAATGACAATGTGCCACGTGTTTGCAGACATGCCCTCAAGACAAAGAACGGCAATGGGCCGAAGACCGAATCAGGGGGTGCGGCACTCCTTGAGGCTGCCTCACTGAAGTATCTGTTTGCCCAG GGTCAGCATGACTTCCTGAAGGGGTGGGCCGCAGTGCGCAACCCTCAGAATGAAGAGGAGGCCCACTTTATTGAGAATGAGTGCCTGGGGGTGGCAGTGTTGTCTATCACACACAATGCCTTGGAGAAGAACATCGGCAACCCATATTTAGCAGGACAGATCAG CTATAAGAAATACATCCCAGAGAGCGTGAACCAAATCATCAAGCAGCGGAACTTCCTGACACGACTCCGCATCTCCCGGGTGTTTCAGCACTTCTTTAACGAGTTCAACAACAAGACAGTGAAGAGCAACAAAGTCAACACCCATGACATCAAGGTCAAATACTTGGCTACGCTGGAGACGCTGACCTGTGAGTtcggctgtgag ATGTACAAGCCTGAAGTGCTACGTGTGACTGACAGCGAAGGGGAGATGGAAGGAACACCCACTTCCTGTAACCAGGGTCAGCCCACCCAGTACCAAGTCCTTGTGTCTGGAAATACAGGGATCAAGTGGCGGAGGATGCAACAGAAT AATGCATGGACTGCCAAAGAGAAGAAAAAATCAAAAAAGTACAAAACCGACATCAACTGGAAGAACAAACCAGCTCAAGACGTTTCGAATGACTGGAAAACCTTCTCTGATTTCTATGAGATTACACACATCAACATCAAGGGCTCCACAGTCACTGTCCACAAGCAGGACAACAAAAAGATG GAACTGAGCCTGGGTTACCATGCAGAGGCATTGTCTTTTGCCACCCTCATTGATGGATACTTTCGTCTGACAGTGGATGCACATCACTTCCTGTGTACAGATGTGGCCCCTCCCTCCGTGGTACAGAACCTGCAGGAAGGCTGTCATGGTCCAATCAG CATGGACTACACCGCCCACAAGCTGCGTCAGGAGGGCAGGGAGGAGGGCATGTATGTGCTGCGCTGGAGCTGCATCGACTATGACCACATCATCCTGACTGTCAAATGCAATGAA GTGAACCAGACCGATAGCCATCCGTACCGTAGCTTTAAGATCGAGGTGGGGCCGGAAGGCTACGGCCTGAGTGGTACAGCTCTGAGGCAGCCCTCTCTCGGGGAGCTGATGGAACAGCTGATGGGCCAGAGACTTAGTTCAGACGGAGTCTTCTTCCAGCTCCGCAAGGCCTGCCCTCCGCAGCCCAGAG aAATGTCTAACCTGCTACTAGTGACAAAGAGAGATGCGGAGCCGACCGACCCTGTACAGAGTCATGTCATCTTCCACAAGATCCTCAACGAGGACAtagtgcag GAGGAGCACTTGGGCTGTGGCACCAGAACTAACATCTATGCTGGCAAATTTAAGATAAAGagtgaggaagagaaggatgtgtGGGGTTCCCAAACCTACCACGAGGTGAAAGTGGTCCTGAAAGTGCTAGGGTCCCAACACAGAGACATGTCTatg ACTTTCTTTGAAACGGTCAGTATGATGCGTCAGGTGTCCCATCAACACATCACTCTGCTGCACGGTGTCTGTGTTCGCAACCATGACA ATATCATTGTGGAGGAGCATGTGACGCTGGGTCCTCTGGATGTGTTCATGCGGGGACATCGTCTTGAACTCAGCACCTCCTGGAAGTACCAGGTGGCCAAACAACTGACCGGCGCCCTCAGCTACCTG GAGGATAAGAAGCTGGTCCATGGCTATGTGTGTGCTAAGAACGTCCTAGTGGAGCGGGATGGCCTAGAGGGAGAGACTGGGCCCTTCATCAAACTGAGTAGCCCCGGGGTCTCCATCTCCGCACTCAACatacaag agTGTGTGGAGAGGATCCCGTGGATCGCCCCAGAGTGTGTGAGGAACAGCCAGGCCCTGAGTGTTGCGGTGGATAAGTGGGGATTTGGCACCACACTGTGGGAGATCTGCTATGAGGGAGTGGCTCCTCTCAAGGACAAGAAACTCATAGAG AAGGAGATGTTTTACTCAGCCCAGTGTTCCCTGGTGACCCCAGACTGCCCTCAGCTGGCTGAGCTCATCACCAAGTGCATGAACTACGACCCCAAGAGGAGGCCCTTCTTCAGGGCCATTGTCAGGGACCTCACCGGGGTATCCGAGCAGA ACCCAGTCCTGCCACCTGGTAGGGTGCCCATCCAGGAAGTGGACCCCACTGTGTTTGATATTAGGTTCCTCAGGAAAATTGATGACCTGGGAGAG GGTCAGTTTGGTAAGGTGGAGCTGTGTCAGTATGACCCCCGTGGGGATGGCCGAGGGGAGCTGGTGGCGGTCAAGTCTCTGAAGTCAAACGGCAAAGGCCAGCTGGCCTGCCACCTGAGAAGAGAGATAGATACCATGAGAGAACTTTACCACCACAACATTGTCAAATACAAAGGAGTGTGTAgcgaggagg GTGGGAGGACCACTAAGCTGATTATGGAGTACCTGCCAGCGGGGAGCCTGAAGGACTACCTTCCCAaaagaaaacaccagactgaccTCAAGAGACTTCTCAACTACGCCCTCCAGATCTGCCAG GGAATGGATTACTTGGGATCCCAGCGGTTCATCCACCGGGATTTGGCGGCCAGGAACGTTCTGGTGGAGAACGAGAGCACAGTGAAGATCGGAGACTTTGGCCTGACCAAGAGCATGAAGGAGGACAAGAGTTACTACACTGTCAAAGAGGAAACCTTCAGCCCTGTCTTCTG GTATGCTCCTGAGTGCCTGATGGACTGTAAGTTCTACCCTGCGTCTGACGTGTGGTCTTTCGGAGTGACCCTCTATGAGCTAATGACCTACTGCGAGCCAAGCAGCAGTCCTAACACG GTATATAAGGAGATGCTTCCAAATAAAACCAATGGTCAGATGACTCTCACCCGATTGGTGGAAGTGCTGATTGCCGGCAGCAGGCTGCCCTGTCCACCTCGCTGCCCAGACACG GTGTCTTTCCGCTGGTTTTCAACCAATCAAAATCTACGTGATACTGTCGTCATTTTCACCTCCAGATCCTTCGCTTTCATTGCCTATAACCACGATCAATCTGCATTGAGAGGGGCCGTTTCTATGGCGATTTAA
- the LOC120055743 gene encoding tyrosine-protein kinase JAK1-like isoform X3, with the protein MPRNKAMDMGRQLLAKMRRTRKGKFTPIPVLAQGLEVHFYLRDSHQLEFLWGCYTAEELCTEAAKKCGISPLCFNLFALYDEGMDIWYPPNHTFKIEESTCLKLHYRMRFYFTNWHGANDNVPRVCRHALKTKNGNGPKTESGGAALLEAASLKYLFAQGQHDFLKGWAAVRNPQNEEEAHFIENECLGVAVLSITHNALEKNIGNPYLAGQISYKKYIPESVNQIIKQRNFLTRLRISRVFQHFFNEFNNKTVKSNKVNTHDIKVKYLATLETLTCEFGCEMYKPEVLRVTDSEGEMEGTPTSCNQGQPTQYQVLVSGNTGIKWRRMQQNNAWTAKEKKKSKKYKTDINWKNKPAQDVSNDWKTFSDFYEITHINIKGSTVTVHKQDNKKMELSLGYHAEALSFATLIDGYFRLTVDAHHFLCTDVAPPSVVQNLQEGCHGPISMDYTAHKLRQEGREEGMYVLRWSCIDYDHIILTVKCNEVNQTDSHPYRSFKIEVGPEGYGLSGTALRQPSLGELMEQLMGQRLSSDGVFFQLRKACPPQPREMSNLLLVTKRDAEPTDPVQSHVIFHKILNEDIVQEEHLGCGTRTNIYAGKFKIKSEEEKDVWGSQTYHEVKVVLKVLGSQHRDMSMTFFETVSMMRQVSHQHITLLHGVCVRNHDNIIVEEHVTLGPLDVFMRGHRLELSTSWKYQVAKQLTGALSYLEDKKLVHGYVCAKNVLVERDGLEGETGPFIKLSSPGVSISALNIQECVERIPWIAPECVRNSQALSVAVDKWGFGTTLWEICYEGVAPLKDKKLIEKEMFYSAQCSLVTPDCPQLAELITKCMNYDPKRRPFFRAIVRDLTGVSEQNPVLPPGRVPIQEVDPTVFDIRFLRKIDDLGEGQFGKVELCQYDPRGDGRGELVAVKSLKSNGKGQLACHLRREIDTMRELYHHNIVKYKGVCSEEGGRTTKLIMEYLPAGSLKDYLPKRKHQTDLKRLLNYALQICQGMDYLGSQRFIHRDLAARNVLVENESTVKIGDFGLTKSMKEDKSYYTVKEETFSPVFWYAPECLMDCKFYPASDVWSFGVTLYELMTYCEPSSSPNTVYKEMLPNKTNGQMTLTRLVEVLIAGSRLPCPPRCPDTGNAMGTI; encoded by the exons ATGCCTCGAAACAAGGCAATGGACATGGGCAGGCAACTGTTGGCAAAGATGCGGAGGACGAGGAAGGGCAAGTTCACGCCAATCCCTGTATTAGCACAGGGCCTCGAGGTCCACTTCTACCTGCGAGACTCTCACCAGCTTGAGTTTCTCTGGGGTTGTTACACTGCTGAGGAGCTGTGCACAGAGGCAGCCAAGAAGTGTG GCATTTCACCTCTTTGCTTCAATCTGTTTGCCTTGTATGACGAGGGCATGGACATCTGGTACCCTCCCAATCACACCTTCAAAATCGAGGAGAGCACCTGCTTAAAGCTCCACTATCGCATGAG GTTCTACTTCACCAACTGGCATGGTGCAAATGACAATGTGCCACGTGTTTGCAGACATGCCCTCAAGACAAAGAACGGCAATGGGCCGAAGACCGAATCAGGGGGTGCGGCACTCCTTGAGGCTGCCTCACTGAAGTATCTGTTTGCCCAG GGTCAGCATGACTTCCTGAAGGGGTGGGCCGCAGTGCGCAACCCTCAGAATGAAGAGGAGGCCCACTTTATTGAGAATGAGTGCCTGGGGGTGGCAGTGTTGTCTATCACACACAATGCCTTGGAGAAGAACATCGGCAACCCATATTTAGCAGGACAGATCAG CTATAAGAAATACATCCCAGAGAGCGTGAACCAAATCATCAAGCAGCGGAACTTCCTGACACGACTCCGCATCTCCCGGGTGTTTCAGCACTTCTTTAACGAGTTCAACAACAAGACAGTGAAGAGCAACAAAGTCAACACCCATGACATCAAGGTCAAATACTTGGCTACGCTGGAGACGCTGACCTGTGAGTtcggctgtgag ATGTACAAGCCTGAAGTGCTACGTGTGACTGACAGCGAAGGGGAGATGGAAGGAACACCCACTTCCTGTAACCAGGGTCAGCCCACCCAGTACCAAGTCCTTGTGTCTGGAAATACAGGGATCAAGTGGCGGAGGATGCAACAGAAT AATGCATGGACTGCCAAAGAGAAGAAAAAATCAAAAAAGTACAAAACCGACATCAACTGGAAGAACAAACCAGCTCAAGACGTTTCGAATGACTGGAAAACCTTCTCTGATTTCTATGAGATTACACACATCAACATCAAGGGCTCCACAGTCACTGTCCACAAGCAGGACAACAAAAAGATG GAACTGAGCCTGGGTTACCATGCAGAGGCATTGTCTTTTGCCACCCTCATTGATGGATACTTTCGTCTGACAGTGGATGCACATCACTTCCTGTGTACAGATGTGGCCCCTCCCTCCGTGGTACAGAACCTGCAGGAAGGCTGTCATGGTCCAATCAG CATGGACTACACCGCCCACAAGCTGCGTCAGGAGGGCAGGGAGGAGGGCATGTATGTGCTGCGCTGGAGCTGCATCGACTATGACCACATCATCCTGACTGTCAAATGCAATGAA GTGAACCAGACCGATAGCCATCCGTACCGTAGCTTTAAGATCGAGGTGGGGCCGGAAGGCTACGGCCTGAGTGGTACAGCTCTGAGGCAGCCCTCTCTCGGGGAGCTGATGGAACAGCTGATGGGCCAGAGACTTAGTTCAGACGGAGTCTTCTTCCAGCTCCGCAAGGCCTGCCCTCCGCAGCCCAGAG aAATGTCTAACCTGCTACTAGTGACAAAGAGAGATGCGGAGCCGACCGACCCTGTACAGAGTCATGTCATCTTCCACAAGATCCTCAACGAGGACAtagtgcag GAGGAGCACTTGGGCTGTGGCACCAGAACTAACATCTATGCTGGCAAATTTAAGATAAAGagtgaggaagagaaggatgtgtGGGGTTCCCAAACCTACCACGAGGTGAAAGTGGTCCTGAAAGTGCTAGGGTCCCAACACAGAGACATGTCTatg ACTTTCTTTGAAACGGTCAGTATGATGCGTCAGGTGTCCCATCAACACATCACTCTGCTGCACGGTGTCTGTGTTCGCAACCATGACA ATATCATTGTGGAGGAGCATGTGACGCTGGGTCCTCTGGATGTGTTCATGCGGGGACATCGTCTTGAACTCAGCACCTCCTGGAAGTACCAGGTGGCCAAACAACTGACCGGCGCCCTCAGCTACCTG GAGGATAAGAAGCTGGTCCATGGCTATGTGTGTGCTAAGAACGTCCTAGTGGAGCGGGATGGCCTAGAGGGAGAGACTGGGCCCTTCATCAAACTGAGTAGCCCCGGGGTCTCCATCTCCGCACTCAACatacaag agTGTGTGGAGAGGATCCCGTGGATCGCCCCAGAGTGTGTGAGGAACAGCCAGGCCCTGAGTGTTGCGGTGGATAAGTGGGGATTTGGCACCACACTGTGGGAGATCTGCTATGAGGGAGTGGCTCCTCTCAAGGACAAGAAACTCATAGAG AAGGAGATGTTTTACTCAGCCCAGTGTTCCCTGGTGACCCCAGACTGCCCTCAGCTGGCTGAGCTCATCACCAAGTGCATGAACTACGACCCCAAGAGGAGGCCCTTCTTCAGGGCCATTGTCAGGGACCTCACCGGGGTATCCGAGCAGA ACCCAGTCCTGCCACCTGGTAGGGTGCCCATCCAGGAAGTGGACCCCACTGTGTTTGATATTAGGTTCCTCAGGAAAATTGATGACCTGGGAGAG GGTCAGTTTGGTAAGGTGGAGCTGTGTCAGTATGACCCCCGTGGGGATGGCCGAGGGGAGCTGGTGGCGGTCAAGTCTCTGAAGTCAAACGGCAAAGGCCAGCTGGCCTGCCACCTGAGAAGAGAGATAGATACCATGAGAGAACTTTACCACCACAACATTGTCAAATACAAAGGAGTGTGTAgcgaggagg GTGGGAGGACCACTAAGCTGATTATGGAGTACCTGCCAGCGGGGAGCCTGAAGGACTACCTTCCCAaaagaaaacaccagactgaccTCAAGAGACTTCTCAACTACGCCCTCCAGATCTGCCAG GGAATGGATTACTTGGGATCCCAGCGGTTCATCCACCGGGATTTGGCGGCCAGGAACGTTCTGGTGGAGAACGAGAGCACAGTGAAGATCGGAGACTTTGGCCTGACCAAGAGCATGAAGGAGGACAAGAGTTACTACACTGTCAAAGAGGAAACCTTCAGCCCTGTCTTCTG GTATGCTCCTGAGTGCCTGATGGACTGTAAGTTCTACCCTGCGTCTGACGTGTGGTCTTTCGGAGTGACCCTCTATGAGCTAATGACCTACTGCGAGCCAAGCAGCAGTCCTAACACG GTATATAAGGAGATGCTTCCAAATAAAACCAATGGTCAGATGACTCTCACCCGATTGGTGGAAGTGCTGATTGCCGGCAGCAGGCTGCCCTGTCCACCTCGCTGCCCAGACACG ggaAATGCtatgggcactatctga
- the LOC120055743 gene encoding tyrosine-protein kinase JAK1-like isoform X2, protein MPRNKAMDMGRQLLAKMRRTRKGKFTPIPVLAQGLEVHFYLRDSHQLEFLWGCYTAEELCTEAAKKCGISPLCFNLFALYDEGMDIWYPPNHTFKIEESTCLKLHYRMRFYFTNWHGANDNVPRVCRHALKTKNGNGPKTESGGAALLEAASLKYLFAQGQHDFLKGWAAVRNPQNEEEAHFIENECLGVAVLSITHNALEKNIGNPYLAGQISYKKYIPESVNQIIKQRNFLTRLRISRVFQHFFNEFNNKTVKSNKVNTHDIKVKYLATLETLTCEFGCEMYKPEVLRVTDSEGEMEGTPTSCNQGQPTQYQVLVSGNTGIKWRRMQQNNAWTAKEKKKSKKYKTDINWKNKPAQDVSNDWKTFSDFYEITHINIKGSTVTVHKQDNKKMELSLGYHAEALSFATLIDGYFRLTVDAHHFLCTDVAPPSVVQNLQEGCHGPISMDYTAHKLRQEGREEGMYVLRWSCIDYDHIILTVKCNEVNQTDSHPYRSFKIEVGPEGYGLSGTALRQPSLGELMEQLMGQRLSSDGVFFQLRKACPPQPREMSNLLLVTKRDAEPTDPVQSHVIFHKILNEDIVQEEHLGCGTRTNIYAGKFKIKSEEEKDVWGSQTYHEVKVVLKVLGSQHRDMSMTFFETVSMMRQVSHQHITLLHGVCVRNHDNIIVEEHVTLGPLDVFMRGHRLELSTSWKYQVAKQLTGALSYLEDKKLVHGYVCAKNVLVERDGLEGETGPFIKLSSPGVSISALNIQECVERIPWIAPECVRNSQALSVAVDKWGFGTTLWEICYEGVAPLKDKKLIEKEMFYSAQCSLVTPDCPQLAELITKCMNYDPKRRPFFRAIVRDLTGVSEQNPVLPPGRVPIQEVDPTVFDIRFLRKIDDLGEGQFGKVELCQYDPRGDGRGELVAVKSLKSNGKGQLACHLRREIDTMRELYHHNIVKYKGVCSEEGGRTTKLIMEYLPAGSLKDYLPKRKHQTDLKRLLNYALQICQGMDYLGSQRFIHRDLAARNVLVENESTVKIGDFGLTKSMKEDKSYYTVKEETFSPVFWYAPECLMDCKFYPASDVWSFGVTLYELMTYCEPSSSPNTVYKEMLPNKTNGQMTLTRLVEVLIAGSRLPCPPRCPDTVYSLMRRCWEYDPANRIQFKGLITELETLLDERHRGDRLAV, encoded by the exons ATGCCTCGAAACAAGGCAATGGACATGGGCAGGCAACTGTTGGCAAAGATGCGGAGGACGAGGAAGGGCAAGTTCACGCCAATCCCTGTATTAGCACAGGGCCTCGAGGTCCACTTCTACCTGCGAGACTCTCACCAGCTTGAGTTTCTCTGGGGTTGTTACACTGCTGAGGAGCTGTGCACAGAGGCAGCCAAGAAGTGTG GCATTTCACCTCTTTGCTTCAATCTGTTTGCCTTGTATGACGAGGGCATGGACATCTGGTACCCTCCCAATCACACCTTCAAAATCGAGGAGAGCACCTGCTTAAAGCTCCACTATCGCATGAG GTTCTACTTCACCAACTGGCATGGTGCAAATGACAATGTGCCACGTGTTTGCAGACATGCCCTCAAGACAAAGAACGGCAATGGGCCGAAGACCGAATCAGGGGGTGCGGCACTCCTTGAGGCTGCCTCACTGAAGTATCTGTTTGCCCAG GGTCAGCATGACTTCCTGAAGGGGTGGGCCGCAGTGCGCAACCCTCAGAATGAAGAGGAGGCCCACTTTATTGAGAATGAGTGCCTGGGGGTGGCAGTGTTGTCTATCACACACAATGCCTTGGAGAAGAACATCGGCAACCCATATTTAGCAGGACAGATCAG CTATAAGAAATACATCCCAGAGAGCGTGAACCAAATCATCAAGCAGCGGAACTTCCTGACACGACTCCGCATCTCCCGGGTGTTTCAGCACTTCTTTAACGAGTTCAACAACAAGACAGTGAAGAGCAACAAAGTCAACACCCATGACATCAAGGTCAAATACTTGGCTACGCTGGAGACGCTGACCTGTGAGTtcggctgtgag ATGTACAAGCCTGAAGTGCTACGTGTGACTGACAGCGAAGGGGAGATGGAAGGAACACCCACTTCCTGTAACCAGGGTCAGCCCACCCAGTACCAAGTCCTTGTGTCTGGAAATACAGGGATCAAGTGGCGGAGGATGCAACAGAAT AATGCATGGACTGCCAAAGAGAAGAAAAAATCAAAAAAGTACAAAACCGACATCAACTGGAAGAACAAACCAGCTCAAGACGTTTCGAATGACTGGAAAACCTTCTCTGATTTCTATGAGATTACACACATCAACATCAAGGGCTCCACAGTCACTGTCCACAAGCAGGACAACAAAAAGATG GAACTGAGCCTGGGTTACCATGCAGAGGCATTGTCTTTTGCCACCCTCATTGATGGATACTTTCGTCTGACAGTGGATGCACATCACTTCCTGTGTACAGATGTGGCCCCTCCCTCCGTGGTACAGAACCTGCAGGAAGGCTGTCATGGTCCAATCAG CATGGACTACACCGCCCACAAGCTGCGTCAGGAGGGCAGGGAGGAGGGCATGTATGTGCTGCGCTGGAGCTGCATCGACTATGACCACATCATCCTGACTGTCAAATGCAATGAA GTGAACCAGACCGATAGCCATCCGTACCGTAGCTTTAAGATCGAGGTGGGGCCGGAAGGCTACGGCCTGAGTGGTACAGCTCTGAGGCAGCCCTCTCTCGGGGAGCTGATGGAACAGCTGATGGGCCAGAGACTTAGTTCAGACGGAGTCTTCTTCCAGCTCCGCAAGGCCTGCCCTCCGCAGCCCAGAG aAATGTCTAACCTGCTACTAGTGACAAAGAGAGATGCGGAGCCGACCGACCCTGTACAGAGTCATGTCATCTTCCACAAGATCCTCAACGAGGACAtagtgcag GAGGAGCACTTGGGCTGTGGCACCAGAACTAACATCTATGCTGGCAAATTTAAGATAAAGagtgaggaagagaaggatgtgtGGGGTTCCCAAACCTACCACGAGGTGAAAGTGGTCCTGAAAGTGCTAGGGTCCCAACACAGAGACATGTCTatg ACTTTCTTTGAAACGGTCAGTATGATGCGTCAGGTGTCCCATCAACACATCACTCTGCTGCACGGTGTCTGTGTTCGCAACCATGACA ATATCATTGTGGAGGAGCATGTGACGCTGGGTCCTCTGGATGTGTTCATGCGGGGACATCGTCTTGAACTCAGCACCTCCTGGAAGTACCAGGTGGCCAAACAACTGACCGGCGCCCTCAGCTACCTG GAGGATAAGAAGCTGGTCCATGGCTATGTGTGTGCTAAGAACGTCCTAGTGGAGCGGGATGGCCTAGAGGGAGAGACTGGGCCCTTCATCAAACTGAGTAGCCCCGGGGTCTCCATCTCCGCACTCAACatacaag agTGTGTGGAGAGGATCCCGTGGATCGCCCCAGAGTGTGTGAGGAACAGCCAGGCCCTGAGTGTTGCGGTGGATAAGTGGGGATTTGGCACCACACTGTGGGAGATCTGCTATGAGGGAGTGGCTCCTCTCAAGGACAAGAAACTCATAGAG AAGGAGATGTTTTACTCAGCCCAGTGTTCCCTGGTGACCCCAGACTGCCCTCAGCTGGCTGAGCTCATCACCAAGTGCATGAACTACGACCCCAAGAGGAGGCCCTTCTTCAGGGCCATTGTCAGGGACCTCACCGGGGTATCCGAGCAGA ACCCAGTCCTGCCACCTGGTAGGGTGCCCATCCAGGAAGTGGACCCCACTGTGTTTGATATTAGGTTCCTCAGGAAAATTGATGACCTGGGAGAG GGTCAGTTTGGTAAGGTGGAGCTGTGTCAGTATGACCCCCGTGGGGATGGCCGAGGGGAGCTGGTGGCGGTCAAGTCTCTGAAGTCAAACGGCAAAGGCCAGCTGGCCTGCCACCTGAGAAGAGAGATAGATACCATGAGAGAACTTTACCACCACAACATTGTCAAATACAAAGGAGTGTGTAgcgaggagg GTGGGAGGACCACTAAGCTGATTATGGAGTACCTGCCAGCGGGGAGCCTGAAGGACTACCTTCCCAaaagaaaacaccagactgaccTCAAGAGACTTCTCAACTACGCCCTCCAGATCTGCCAG GGAATGGATTACTTGGGATCCCAGCGGTTCATCCACCGGGATTTGGCGGCCAGGAACGTTCTGGTGGAGAACGAGAGCACAGTGAAGATCGGAGACTTTGGCCTGACCAAGAGCATGAAGGAGGACAAGAGTTACTACACTGTCAAAGAGGAAACCTTCAGCCCTGTCTTCTG GTATGCTCCTGAGTGCCTGATGGACTGTAAGTTCTACCCTGCGTCTGACGTGTGGTCTTTCGGAGTGACCCTCTATGAGCTAATGACCTACTGCGAGCCAAGCAGCAGTCCTAACACG GTATATAAGGAGATGCTTCCAAATAAAACCAATGGTCAGATGACTCTCACCCGATTGGTGGAAGTGCTGATTGCCGGCAGCAGGCTGCCCTGTCCACCTCGCTGCCCAGACACG gtaTACTCCCTGATGAGGAGGTGTTGGGAGTATGACCCGGCGAACAGGATCCAGTTCAAAGGCCTGATCACGGAGCTGGAGACGCTGCTGGACGAGAGGCACAGAGGAGATAGACTGGCTGTCTGA